Proteins encoded together in one Oryzias latipes chromosome 11, ASM223467v1 window:
- the LOC101159634 gene encoding zinc finger protein 687b isoform X2 translates to MGDMKTPDFDDLLAAFDIPDIDAKEAIQSAPDEAEGPHVAPGASLGKPEPVAGVGSSLRPPSPSDPQTDPSLVSVIVKNKVRHEAVDGGDGDADQDPIDVITGAVDVGPRLGACSPGMTESESVNHNGFGSSGGPHPLGQAQSNGAPWSLTIPKVSPEAVSSGATKAAKQGGNIFNRLKPLVAQGSGDPVGRARKMQLLQQQHQQDAGQERADEVKASLPSSSSSSLPAGSSPLVAGGPVRPASPFFPPSKPLLSAPSSVPSSHPLHSSQPFNGASKGGPAVFQQQQGEEEDSDPDLGSPLVIQENPDSPTSAQMTRRYKSNSVSAQPTSSSLACQPKPGDTPSGSSLTSSSPQSGSTESSQVEDRHPEHVIEERDSPESPEPEVPVSSAPVPSKRCSSPAVASTPPPSEMREPKEEEEEMEVGNGADGLAESKADEGQHVSASDDVMEVSDGRPKPAPTDGGGGGAAPAPAGAPSRPLKVRIKTIKTSTGGITRTVTRVAPKGKGADAKAQSGQRKFLGGQAQKADGSPGPTAGASQKVSALGALPASTLAASSVMLAAATKVQNKMASSEKAKVSPTAVSITKAAALPATPAVSSSPKFSVAAGGISVRTGTNKTANGGGGAIIGASLQPNKPASIVNSTGAVISRSQSSLVEAFNKILNSKNLLPSYKPDLSAPPPPEWGLPLPAAGYRCLECGDSFALERSLARHYDRRSLRIEVTCNHCAKRLAFFNKCSLLLHAREHKERGLVMQCSHLVMRPVTVEQMIGQQDVTPVAGGATTNSSPMKDGSSPAAPQPRPVRRAPQGPQALMPLPCKKAESLQYNNFKCPECQTQFSGKAELVTHFQQIRGAPNSTCTQCSPPMMLPNSCAVSAHQRVHKHKAPHVCPECGGMARQASFQTHLEEACLHFARRIGYRCSSCQVVFGGLNSIKSHIQTAHCEVFHKCPSCPMAFKSSPSAQSHISSQHPALTGGQAKMIYKCVMCDTVFTQKPLLYMHFDTHLAKQKVHVFKCPDCTKLYAQKGSMMEHIKSTHRGPAAKAESQPDASNAVPAPSNPSGPSGLKAKPSTKPDTSDGEDWGREQEEEEEDEEEEDDDDDEGDEDYEAPGGHSAAGGDGGRASAPTEWTCPQCQTTFTDNDDYLSHVKTEHGKFPCRICGGTFSTSSSLRRHERVIHEGNKRVFHCQFCTEGKRTFGSRFLLDKHVRLHHKAADGPPLTRKRAATGGEGPGSSSEQDGESGPPPPRPAPDDEHAPEEGGGPAKRTRASRLSVSSAPGELEEEDSVFRCVPCGFSTEDGAEFQRHIPQHRGDAASFQCLQCGVCFASAGSLGRHRFITHRVRDAPGEAERGAPHTQGSPAGSPTASPQAQGEDGDGNTGCKVCGRRFDKASDLNTHFRTHGMAFLSAHKTDKP, encoded by the exons ATGGGGGACATGAAGACCCCCGACTTCGATGACCTGCTGGCAGCCTTTGACATCCCGGACATCGACGCCAAAGAGGCCATCCAGTCCGCCCCGGACGAGGCTGAGGGGCCACACGTGGCCCCAGGAGCGTCCCTGGGAAAGCCGGAGCCCGTGGCGGGTGTGGGGTCATCCCTCAGACCCCCCAGCCCCTCAGACCCCCAGACGGACCCCTCCCTCGTGAGTGTGATTGTGAAGAACAAAGTCCGGCACGAGGCGGTGGACGGCGGCGATGGGGATGCAGACCAGGACCCCATCGATGTGATCACGGGGGCTGTGGACGTGGGGCCCAGGCTTGGTGCCTGTTCTCCCGGGATGACCGAGTCCGAGTCGGTCAACCACAACGGGTTTGGATCTTCTGGAGGCCCGCACCCCCTCGGTCAGGCTCAGTCCAATGGCGCTCCGTGGTCGCTGACCATCCCCAAAGTGTCTCCAGAAGCAGTGAGCTCCGGCGCCACCAAAGCCGCCAAACAGGGCGGCAACATCTTCAACAGACTCAAACCTCTGGTGGCGCAGGGGTCGGGGGACCCGGTGGGCCGCGCCAGGAAGATGCagcttctgcagcagcagcaccagcaggATGCGGGGCAGGAGAGGGCAGACGAGGTCAAGGCGTCCTtaccgtcctcctcctcctcctccctgcccGCCGGCTCGTCTCCTCTGGTTGCGGGGGGGCCCGTTCGACCGGCATCGCCCTTCTTCCCCCCCTCTAAGCCTCTGCTCTCGGCGCCTTCGTCGGTGCCCTCATCGCACCCGCTGCACTCCTCCCAGCCTTTCAACGGCGCCTCAAAAGGAGGCCCTGCCGtgttccagcagcagcagggggaggaggaggattctGACCCGGATCTCGGAAGTCCGCTGGTGATCCAAGAGAATCCGGACTCCCCGACGAGCGCTCAGATGACCAGAAGGTACAAGTCCAACTCCGTCTCAGCACAGcccacctcctcctccctcgCCTGCCAGCCCAAACCCGGAGACACTCCTTCAGGCTCCTCCCTGACGTCATCGAGTCCCCAGTCGGGGTCCACAGAGAGCTCCCAAGTGGAGGACCGACACCCGGAACACGTCATCGAGGAGCGAGACTCTCCAGAGAGTCCTGAACCAGAGGTTCCTGTTTCATCAGCCCCTGTCCCGTCTAAGAGATGCTCCAGCCCCGCCGTGGCCTCCACGCCGCCTCCCTCTGAGATGAGGGAGcctaaagaggaggaggaggagatggaggtGGGAAACGGGGCGGACGGCCTCGCTGAGAGTAAAGCAGACGAAGGACAACATGTGAGCGCGAGCGATGATGTCATGGAGGTGAGTGATGGGCGGCCCAAGCCGGCGCCCAcagacggaggaggaggaggtgctgcTCCTGCTCCAGCCGGAGCTCCATCCCGACCCCTCAAAGTCCGGATCAAAACCATCAAAACCTCCACTGGTGGGATCACCAGAACCGTCACCAGGGTGGCGCCGAAGGGGAAAGGCGCGGACGCCAAAGCTCAAAGCGGGCAGCGCAAGTTCCTGGGAGGCCAAGCCCAGAAGGCAGACGGGTCTCCGGGTCCGACGGCGGGAGCCTCACAGAAAGTCAGCGCCCTCGGAGCTCTTCCCGCCTCCACTCTGGCGGCCAGCAGCGTGATGCTGGCCGCCGCCACCAAAGTCCAGAACAAGATGGCGTCCTCTGAAAAGGCCAAGGTTTCTCCGACTGCAGTGAGCATCACCAAGGCCGCCGCTCTGCCCGCCACCCCCGCCGTGTCTTCCTCCCCCAAGTTCTCGGTTGCTGCCGGCGGGATCAGCGTCCGCACGGGCACCAACAAGACCGCAAACGGCGGTGGTGGCGCCATCATAGGGGCCTCCCTGCAGCCCAACAAGCCGGCGTCCATCGTCAACAGCACAGGGGCGGTCATTTCCAGGAGCCAGTCCAGCCTGGTGGAGGCCTTCAACAAAATCCTCAACAGCAAGAACCTCCTGCCCAGCTACAAGCCCGACCTGTCGGCCCCGCCTCCGCCCGAGTGGGGGCTCCCGCTGCCCGCCGCCGGCTAccgctgcctggagtgcggggatTCCTTCGCCCTGGAGCGCAGCCTGGCGCGGCACTACGACCGGCGCTCGCTGCGCATCGAGGTGACCTGCAACCACTGCGCCAAGCGGCTGGCCTTCTTCAACAAGTGCAGCCTGCTGCTGCACGCCAGGGAGCACAAGGAGCGGGGGCTGGTCATGCAGTGCTCGCATCTGGTCATGAGGCCCGTCACCGTGGAGCAGATGATCGGGCAGCAGGACGTGACCCCCGTCGCAG GGGGCGCCACCACCAACTCCAGCCCCATGAAGGACGGCTCCTCCCCGGCGGCTCCTCAGCCCCGCCCGGTCCGCCGCGCCCCCCAGGGCCCGCAGGCGCTCATGCCTCTGCCCTGCAAGAAGGCGGAGTCGCTGCAGTACAACAACTTTAAGTGTCCGGAGTGTCAGACGCAGTTCTCCGGGAAAGCCGAGCTGGTGACCCACTTCCAGCAGATCCGAGGAGCTCCCAACTCG ACGTGCACGCAGTGCTCCCCTCCCATGATGCTCCCTAACTCGTGTGCCGTGTCCGCCCACCAACGGGTCCACAAACACAAAGCCCCCCACGTGTGTCCCGAGTGTGGCGGGATGGCGCGGCAAGCGAGCTTCCAGACTCACCTGGAGGAGGCGTGTCTGCATTTCGCCAGGCGTATCGGCTACAG GTGTTCGAGCTGCCAGGTGGTTTTCGGAGGTTTGAACTCCATCAAGTCCCACATCCAGACGGCCCACTGCGAGGTTTTCCACAAGTGCCCCAGCTGCCCCATGGCCTTCAAGTCCTCCCCCAGCGCCCAGAGCCACATCAGCTCCCAGCACCCGGCGCTCACTGGAGGACAGGCCAA GATGATCTACAAGTGCGTGATGTGTGACACGGTTTTTACCCAGAAGCCCCTGCTGTACATGCACTTTGACACCCATTTAGCCAAGCAGAAAGTCCACGTCTTCAAGTGCCCCGACTGCACCAAGCTCTACGCCCAGAAGGGCTCCATGATGGAGCACATCAAG TCTACCCATAGAGGCCCGGCAGCCAAAGCAGAGTCTCAGCCCGACGCCTCCAACGCCGTCCCCGCCCCATCCAACCCGTCCGGTCCTTCCGGCCTCAAGGCTAAGCCCTCCACCAAACCGGACACGTCCGACGGCGAGGACTGGGGgcgggagcaggaggaggaagaggaggacgaggaggaggaagacgacgacgacgacgaggGGGACGAGGACTACGAGGCTCCGGGGGGCCACTCTGCCGCCGGGGGCGATGGCGGCCGCGCCAGCGCCCCGACCGAGTGGACGTGTCCTCAGTGTCAGACCACCTTCACCGACAATGACGACTATCTGAGTCACGTCAAGACGGAGCACGGGAAG TTCCCCTGTCGAATCTGTGGCGGGACGTTCAGCACGTCTTCCAGCCTGCGGCGCCACGAGCGCGTCATTCACGAGGGCAACAAGAGAGTCTTCCACTGCCA aTTTTGCACAGAAGGTAAACGGACCTTCGGGAGTCGGTTCCTGCTGGACAAACACGTTCGCCTCCATCACAAAGCCGCAGAC GGTCCCCCGCTGACCAGGAAGCGTGCAGCCACGGGAGGGGAGGGGCCAGGCAGCTCGTCAGAGCAGGACGGGGAGTCTGGCCCGCCtccgccccgccccgccccggACGATGAACACGCCCCAGAAGAGGGAGGCGGTCCCGCCAAAAGAACCCGGGCTTCCAGGCTGTCCGTGTCCTCGGCGCCCGgcgagctggaggaggaggacagcgTCTTCCGCTGCGTCCCCTGCGGTTTCTCCACGGAGGACGGGGCGGAGTTTCAGCGGCACATCCCGCAGCACCGCGGCGACGCCGCCTCCTTCCAGTGCCTGCAGTGCGGCGTCTGCTTCGCCTCGGCCGGCTCGCTCGGCCGCCACCGCTTCATCACCCACCGGGTGAGGGACGCCCCGGGCGAGGCGGAGCGCGGCGCCCCCCACACCCAGGGCTCCCCGGCCGGCTCCCCCACCGCCTCCCCTCAGGCGCAGGGGGAGGACGGCGACGGCAACACGGGTTGCAAGGTGTGCGGGCGCCGCTTCGACAAGGCCTCCGACCTCAACACCCACTTCAGGACCCACGGGATGGCGTTCCTCAGCGCACACAAGACAGACAAgccctga
- the LOC101158209 gene encoding aquaporin-10 translates to MQASWGACTPVRGASAVSDSPLLGAAPPCDVSCRAKGQISPGPTCRVATRLGPEERSGMEAVLRKIRIQNQLVRECLAECLGVYVLILFGCGSAAQVTTSQERRGHYLSINLGFALGVTFGVFVSRGVSGAHLNPAVSLSLCVLGRHPWLKLPFYVAFQLFGAFLAAATVGLQYYDAIRTYGGDQLTVTGPRATAGIFSTYPADYLSLWGGVVDQVVGTAALLLCLLALGDQRNTPVPDAVQPVLVGLLVLVIGVSMGSNCGYALNPARDLGPRLFTYIAGWGADVFKAGGGWWWVPIVGPCAGALLGTLIYQLMVGVHHPPLPSECQTSCEEATETKMELEAESYLKSRC, encoded by the exons ATGCAGGCGTCCTGGGGGGCGTGCACGCCTGTCAGGGGGGCCTCCGCGGTCAGTGACTCCCCCCTCCTGGGGGCAGCGCCTCCGTGTGACGTCAGCTGCAGGGCGAAGGGGCAGATCTCGCCGGGTCCGACCTGCAGGGTGGCAACACGCCTGGGTCCAGAGGAACGCTCAGGGATGGAGGCGGTCCTGAGGAAGATCCGGATCCAGAACCAGCTGGTCCGGGAGTGCCTGGCTGAATGTCTGGGGGTCTACGTTCTGATT CTTTTTGGATGTGGTTCTGCTGCACAGGTGACCACGTCACAAGAGAGGAGGGGCCACTACCTGTCCATCAACCTGGGATTCGCTCTGGGCGTCACATTCGGGGTCTTTGTGTCTCGCGGCGTCTCAG GGGCCCACCTCAACCCGGCCGTTTCTCTCAGCTTGTGCGTTTTGGGCCGACATCCGTGGCTGAAGCTGCCCTTCTACGTGGCCTTTCAGCTCTTCGGGGCCTTTCTGGCTGCAGCGACTGTGGGCCTCCAGTACTACG ACGCCATCAGGACGTACGGAGGAGATCAGCTGACGGTGACGGGCCCCAGAGCCACGGCGGGAATATTCTCCACCTACCCGGCAGACTATCTGAGCCTGTGGGGCGGGGTTGTCGACCAG gTGGTCGGCACCGCCGCCCTGCTGCTGTGCCTCCTGGCTCTCGGGGACCAGAGGAACACCCCCGTCCCTGACGCCGTCCAGCCCGTCCTGGTGGGCTTACTGGTGCTGGTCATCGGCGTCTCCATGGGTTCGAACTGTGGATACGCTCTGAACCCGGCCAGGGACCTGGGCCCCCGCTTGTTCACGTACATCGCTGGCTGGGGAGCGGATGTCTTCAA GGCTGGAGGGGGCTGGTGGTGGGTGCCCATAGTGGGACCGTGTGCCGGAGCTCTGCTGGGAACCCTGATCTACCAGCTGATGGTTGGAGTCCACCATCCTCCGCTTCCCTCCGAGTGCCAGACCTCCTGTGAGGAAGCCACGGAAACCAAGATGGAGCTGGAGGCGGAGTCATACTTAAAGAGCCGCTGCTGA
- the hax1 gene encoding HCLS1-associated protein X-1 yields MSVFDLFRGFFGVPGGNFHGRRDPFFDAMTRDEEDDDEDEDVFHHDGFMGGQEDPFDGAFRFGFSFGPDGMRVQEPPVFGHILREMEEIFSQMGRLESGHFDLPRVMPPPAAPDRGGNPLRDFMLKHPDRAPPHGSPRPPPHGSPRPPHAPFHGWTPFSKEPLRSADEDLRRDGDLDSAVSSGGLDQILAPPSGQKPDQPRSRSFFQSVVVSKVLRPDGTVEERRTVRDGQGREETTVTRSGGPGRLEEPGQTGPVLPGGPQGSSDLRDDDSLFSRFFGGFK; encoded by the exons ATGAGCGTTTTTGATTTGTTTCGCGGGTTTTTCGGGGTTCCTGGAGGTAATTTTCACGGTCGAAG AGACCCGTTCTTTGACGCCATGACCCGCGATGAGGAGGACgacgatgaagatgaagatgtttTCCACCACGATGGCTTCATGGGGGGTCAGGAGGACCCTTTCGATGGCGCCTTCAGGTTTGGTTTCAGTTTTGGTCCGGACGGGATGAGGGTCCAGGAGCCCCCGGTATTCGGCCACATTCTCCGGGAGATGGAGGAGATCTTCTCCCAGATGGGTCGCTTGGAGTCTGGACACTTTG ATCTCCCCAGGGTCATGCCTCCCCCAGCAGCTCCGGACAGAGGCGGGAATCCTCTGCGGGACTTCATGCTCAAACACCCGGACCGGGCCCCGCCCCACGGGTCCCCTCGGCCCCCGCCCCACGGGTCCCCTCGGCCCCCGCACGCGCCCTTTCACGGCTGGACCCCCTTCTCCAAA GAGCCGCTCAGATCTGCAGACGAAGACCTCAGACGGGACGGAG atctGGACTCTGCAGTGTCCTCTGGTGGCCTGGATCAGATTTTAGCGCCCCCTTCAGGTCAGAAACCAGACCAGCCGAGGAGCAGGTCCTTCTTCCAGTCGGTGGTGGTCTCTAAGGTTCTGAGGCCCGATGGG ACTGTAGAGGAGAGGCGGACAGTCAGAGACGGTCAGGGACGCGAGGAGACCACCGTGACCCGCTCAGGAGGTCCCGGGAGACTGGAAGAACCCGGGCAGACCGGACCGGTGCTGCCAG GTGGACCTCAGGGCTCCTCAGACCTGCGAGATGACGACTCGCTGTTCTCCAGGTTCTTTGGAGGCTTCAAATAA
- the LOC101159634 gene encoding zinc finger protein 687b isoform X1: protein MGDMKTPDFDDLLAAFDIPDIDAKEAIQSAPDEAEGPHVAPGASLGKPEPVAGVGSSLRPPSPSDPQTDPSLVSVIVKNKVRHEAVDGGDGDADQDPIDVITGAVDVGPRLGACSPGMTESESVNHNGFGSSGGPHPLGQAQSNGAPWSLTIPKVSPEAVSSGATKAAKQGGNIFNRLKPLVAQGSGDPVGRARKMQLLQQQHQQDAGQERADEVKASLPSSSSSSLPAGSSPLVAGGPVRPASPFFPPSKPLLSAPSSVPSSHPLHSSQPFNGASKGGPAVFQQQQGEEEDSDPDLGSPLVIQENPDSPTSAQMTRRYKSNSVSAQPTSSSLACQPKPGDTPSGSSLTSSSPQSGSTESSQVEDRHPEHVIEERDSPESPEPEVPVSSAPVPSKRCSSPAVASTPPPSEMREPKEEEEEMEVGNGADGLAESKADEGQHVSASDDVMEVSDGRPKPAPTDGGGGGAAPAPAGAPSRPLKVRIKTIKTSTGGITRTVTRVAPKGKGADAKAQSGQRKFLGGQAQKADGSPGPTAGASQKVSALGALPASTLAASSVMLAAATKVQNKMASSEKAKVSPTAVSITKAAALPATPAVSSSPKFSVAAGGISVRTGTNKTANGGGGAIIGASLQPNKPASIVNSTGAVISRSQSSLVEAFNKILNSKNLLPSYKPDLSAPPPPEWGLPLPAAGYRCLECGDSFALERSLARHYDRRSLRIEVTCNHCAKRLAFFNKCSLLLHAREHKERGLVMQCSHLVMRPVTVEQMIGQQDVTPVAGLLSSSSSSPPVSSPSVTPGGATTNSSPMKDGSSPAAPQPRPVRRAPQGPQALMPLPCKKAESLQYNNFKCPECQTQFSGKAELVTHFQQIRGAPNSTCTQCSPPMMLPNSCAVSAHQRVHKHKAPHVCPECGGMARQASFQTHLEEACLHFARRIGYRCSSCQVVFGGLNSIKSHIQTAHCEVFHKCPSCPMAFKSSPSAQSHISSQHPALTGGQAKMIYKCVMCDTVFTQKPLLYMHFDTHLAKQKVHVFKCPDCTKLYAQKGSMMEHIKSTHRGPAAKAESQPDASNAVPAPSNPSGPSGLKAKPSTKPDTSDGEDWGREQEEEEEDEEEEDDDDDEGDEDYEAPGGHSAAGGDGGRASAPTEWTCPQCQTTFTDNDDYLSHVKTEHGKFPCRICGGTFSTSSSLRRHERVIHEGNKRVFHCQFCTEGKRTFGSRFLLDKHVRLHHKAADGPPLTRKRAATGGEGPGSSSEQDGESGPPPPRPAPDDEHAPEEGGGPAKRTRASRLSVSSAPGELEEEDSVFRCVPCGFSTEDGAEFQRHIPQHRGDAASFQCLQCGVCFASAGSLGRHRFITHRVRDAPGEAERGAPHTQGSPAGSPTASPQAQGEDGDGNTGCKVCGRRFDKASDLNTHFRTHGMAFLSAHKTDKP, encoded by the exons ATGGGGGACATGAAGACCCCCGACTTCGATGACCTGCTGGCAGCCTTTGACATCCCGGACATCGACGCCAAAGAGGCCATCCAGTCCGCCCCGGACGAGGCTGAGGGGCCACACGTGGCCCCAGGAGCGTCCCTGGGAAAGCCGGAGCCCGTGGCGGGTGTGGGGTCATCCCTCAGACCCCCCAGCCCCTCAGACCCCCAGACGGACCCCTCCCTCGTGAGTGTGATTGTGAAGAACAAAGTCCGGCACGAGGCGGTGGACGGCGGCGATGGGGATGCAGACCAGGACCCCATCGATGTGATCACGGGGGCTGTGGACGTGGGGCCCAGGCTTGGTGCCTGTTCTCCCGGGATGACCGAGTCCGAGTCGGTCAACCACAACGGGTTTGGATCTTCTGGAGGCCCGCACCCCCTCGGTCAGGCTCAGTCCAATGGCGCTCCGTGGTCGCTGACCATCCCCAAAGTGTCTCCAGAAGCAGTGAGCTCCGGCGCCACCAAAGCCGCCAAACAGGGCGGCAACATCTTCAACAGACTCAAACCTCTGGTGGCGCAGGGGTCGGGGGACCCGGTGGGCCGCGCCAGGAAGATGCagcttctgcagcagcagcaccagcaggATGCGGGGCAGGAGAGGGCAGACGAGGTCAAGGCGTCCTtaccgtcctcctcctcctcctccctgcccGCCGGCTCGTCTCCTCTGGTTGCGGGGGGGCCCGTTCGACCGGCATCGCCCTTCTTCCCCCCCTCTAAGCCTCTGCTCTCGGCGCCTTCGTCGGTGCCCTCATCGCACCCGCTGCACTCCTCCCAGCCTTTCAACGGCGCCTCAAAAGGAGGCCCTGCCGtgttccagcagcagcagggggaggaggaggattctGACCCGGATCTCGGAAGTCCGCTGGTGATCCAAGAGAATCCGGACTCCCCGACGAGCGCTCAGATGACCAGAAGGTACAAGTCCAACTCCGTCTCAGCACAGcccacctcctcctccctcgCCTGCCAGCCCAAACCCGGAGACACTCCTTCAGGCTCCTCCCTGACGTCATCGAGTCCCCAGTCGGGGTCCACAGAGAGCTCCCAAGTGGAGGACCGACACCCGGAACACGTCATCGAGGAGCGAGACTCTCCAGAGAGTCCTGAACCAGAGGTTCCTGTTTCATCAGCCCCTGTCCCGTCTAAGAGATGCTCCAGCCCCGCCGTGGCCTCCACGCCGCCTCCCTCTGAGATGAGGGAGcctaaagaggaggaggaggagatggaggtGGGAAACGGGGCGGACGGCCTCGCTGAGAGTAAAGCAGACGAAGGACAACATGTGAGCGCGAGCGATGATGTCATGGAGGTGAGTGATGGGCGGCCCAAGCCGGCGCCCAcagacggaggaggaggaggtgctgcTCCTGCTCCAGCCGGAGCTCCATCCCGACCCCTCAAAGTCCGGATCAAAACCATCAAAACCTCCACTGGTGGGATCACCAGAACCGTCACCAGGGTGGCGCCGAAGGGGAAAGGCGCGGACGCCAAAGCTCAAAGCGGGCAGCGCAAGTTCCTGGGAGGCCAAGCCCAGAAGGCAGACGGGTCTCCGGGTCCGACGGCGGGAGCCTCACAGAAAGTCAGCGCCCTCGGAGCTCTTCCCGCCTCCACTCTGGCGGCCAGCAGCGTGATGCTGGCCGCCGCCACCAAAGTCCAGAACAAGATGGCGTCCTCTGAAAAGGCCAAGGTTTCTCCGACTGCAGTGAGCATCACCAAGGCCGCCGCTCTGCCCGCCACCCCCGCCGTGTCTTCCTCCCCCAAGTTCTCGGTTGCTGCCGGCGGGATCAGCGTCCGCACGGGCACCAACAAGACCGCAAACGGCGGTGGTGGCGCCATCATAGGGGCCTCCCTGCAGCCCAACAAGCCGGCGTCCATCGTCAACAGCACAGGGGCGGTCATTTCCAGGAGCCAGTCCAGCCTGGTGGAGGCCTTCAACAAAATCCTCAACAGCAAGAACCTCCTGCCCAGCTACAAGCCCGACCTGTCGGCCCCGCCTCCGCCCGAGTGGGGGCTCCCGCTGCCCGCCGCCGGCTAccgctgcctggagtgcggggatTCCTTCGCCCTGGAGCGCAGCCTGGCGCGGCACTACGACCGGCGCTCGCTGCGCATCGAGGTGACCTGCAACCACTGCGCCAAGCGGCTGGCCTTCTTCAACAAGTGCAGCCTGCTGCTGCACGCCAGGGAGCACAAGGAGCGGGGGCTGGTCATGCAGTGCTCGCATCTGGTCATGAGGCCCGTCACCGTGGAGCAGATGATCGGGCAGCAGGACGTGACCCCCGTCGCAG GCCTGCTCTCCTCTTCGTCCTCTTCTCCTCCAGTCTCTTCTCCTTCTGTCACACCAGGGGGCGCCACCACCAACTCCAGCCCCATGAAGGACGGCTCCTCCCCGGCGGCTCCTCAGCCCCGCCCGGTCCGCCGCGCCCCCCAGGGCCCGCAGGCGCTCATGCCTCTGCCCTGCAAGAAGGCGGAGTCGCTGCAGTACAACAACTTTAAGTGTCCGGAGTGTCAGACGCAGTTCTCCGGGAAAGCCGAGCTGGTGACCCACTTCCAGCAGATCCGAGGAGCTCCCAACTCG ACGTGCACGCAGTGCTCCCCTCCCATGATGCTCCCTAACTCGTGTGCCGTGTCCGCCCACCAACGGGTCCACAAACACAAAGCCCCCCACGTGTGTCCCGAGTGTGGCGGGATGGCGCGGCAAGCGAGCTTCCAGACTCACCTGGAGGAGGCGTGTCTGCATTTCGCCAGGCGTATCGGCTACAG GTGTTCGAGCTGCCAGGTGGTTTTCGGAGGTTTGAACTCCATCAAGTCCCACATCCAGACGGCCCACTGCGAGGTTTTCCACAAGTGCCCCAGCTGCCCCATGGCCTTCAAGTCCTCCCCCAGCGCCCAGAGCCACATCAGCTCCCAGCACCCGGCGCTCACTGGAGGACAGGCCAA GATGATCTACAAGTGCGTGATGTGTGACACGGTTTTTACCCAGAAGCCCCTGCTGTACATGCACTTTGACACCCATTTAGCCAAGCAGAAAGTCCACGTCTTCAAGTGCCCCGACTGCACCAAGCTCTACGCCCAGAAGGGCTCCATGATGGAGCACATCAAG TCTACCCATAGAGGCCCGGCAGCCAAAGCAGAGTCTCAGCCCGACGCCTCCAACGCCGTCCCCGCCCCATCCAACCCGTCCGGTCCTTCCGGCCTCAAGGCTAAGCCCTCCACCAAACCGGACACGTCCGACGGCGAGGACTGGGGgcgggagcaggaggaggaagaggaggacgaggaggaggaagacgacgacgacgacgaggGGGACGAGGACTACGAGGCTCCGGGGGGCCACTCTGCCGCCGGGGGCGATGGCGGCCGCGCCAGCGCCCCGACCGAGTGGACGTGTCCTCAGTGTCAGACCACCTTCACCGACAATGACGACTATCTGAGTCACGTCAAGACGGAGCACGGGAAG TTCCCCTGTCGAATCTGTGGCGGGACGTTCAGCACGTCTTCCAGCCTGCGGCGCCACGAGCGCGTCATTCACGAGGGCAACAAGAGAGTCTTCCACTGCCA aTTTTGCACAGAAGGTAAACGGACCTTCGGGAGTCGGTTCCTGCTGGACAAACACGTTCGCCTCCATCACAAAGCCGCAGAC GGTCCCCCGCTGACCAGGAAGCGTGCAGCCACGGGAGGGGAGGGGCCAGGCAGCTCGTCAGAGCAGGACGGGGAGTCTGGCCCGCCtccgccccgccccgccccggACGATGAACACGCCCCAGAAGAGGGAGGCGGTCCCGCCAAAAGAACCCGGGCTTCCAGGCTGTCCGTGTCCTCGGCGCCCGgcgagctggaggaggaggacagcgTCTTCCGCTGCGTCCCCTGCGGTTTCTCCACGGAGGACGGGGCGGAGTTTCAGCGGCACATCCCGCAGCACCGCGGCGACGCCGCCTCCTTCCAGTGCCTGCAGTGCGGCGTCTGCTTCGCCTCGGCCGGCTCGCTCGGCCGCCACCGCTTCATCACCCACCGGGTGAGGGACGCCCCGGGCGAGGCGGAGCGCGGCGCCCCCCACACCCAGGGCTCCCCGGCCGGCTCCCCCACCGCCTCCCCTCAGGCGCAGGGGGAGGACGGCGACGGCAACACGGGTTGCAAGGTGTGCGGGCGCCGCTTCGACAAGGCCTCCGACCTCAACACCCACTTCAGGACCCACGGGATGGCGTTCCTCAGCGCACACAAGACAGACAAgccctga